One part of the Anaerofustis stercorihominis DSM 17244 genome encodes these proteins:
- a CDS encoding DUF6809 family protein has product MKKGVLEDLFYGNIEPMDIKSELSDEVLLKGSLLFKNENSFSQDLSKEKEEEFEELTKKWLDYNLANCSHYFIVGFKLGAKMMKDILEEDK; this is encoded by the coding sequence ATGAAAAAAGGTGTATTGGAAGATTTATTTTATGGGAATATAGAACCTATGGATATCAAAAGCGAATTAAGCGATGAAGTATTATTAAAAGGAAGTCTTCTATTCAAAAATGAAAATAGTTTCAGTCAAGATTTATCAAAGGAAAAAGAGGAAGAATTTGAAGAATTGACTAAAAAGTGGCTTGATTATAATTTAGCTAACTGTTCTCATTATTTTATTGTGGGTTTTAAACTTGGAGCAAAGATGATGAAGGATATACTTGAAGAAGATAAATAA
- a CDS encoding helix-turn-helix domain-containing protein, with product MLGEKLKQQRKKQGITQETLAEYVDLSVSHLSHIENGSTKVSLQTIVNIANILNISLDELLDLDLGKRSMFITVREIDLLFKDCTIEERQVLVKNLNYLKKLDLEETLEYV from the coding sequence ATGTTAGGAGAAAAATTAAAACAACAAAGAAAAAAACAAGGAATAACACAAGAAACTCTTGCCGAATATGTGGATTTATCCGTAAGCCATTTGAGTCATATTGAAAACGGAAGTACAAAAGTATCACTACAAACTATAGTAAATATCGCAAATATTTTAAACATAAGTTTAGATGAATTATTAGATTTGGATTTAGGCAAAAGGTCTATGTTTATTACTGTAAGAGAAATAGATTTACTTTTTAAGGACTGCACTATTGAGGAAAGACAAGTTTTAGTCAAAAATTTGAATTATTTAAAAAAGCTGGATTTAGAAGAAACTTTAGAATATGTATAG
- the rbr gene encoding rubrerythrin — translation MEFKNSQTVKNLMSSFVGESGVYQRYSYYAKRANKDGFKYIEDIFNETALNELYHAKRFMFLINKELPGEKIMVDQADYPVFYGTTLENLKSAALGEYEEAYEIYPTFANTAREEGFKEVATYFDLISDVEKFHHKRYDTLAQEVERGYFHREGDCDWICLKCGHHHKGPNPPKVCPICDHSEAYFKPICPSGN, via the coding sequence ATGGAATTTAAAAATAGTCAAACAGTTAAAAACTTAATGAGCTCTTTTGTAGGTGAAAGCGGTGTTTATCAAAGATATTCTTACTATGCAAAAAGAGCAAACAAAGATGGATTTAAATACATCGAAGATATTTTCAACGAAACTGCATTAAACGAACTTTATCATGCCAAAAGATTTATGTTCCTTATAAACAAAGAATTACCGGGAGAAAAAATCATGGTGGATCAAGCAGACTACCCTGTTTTCTACGGAACTACTTTGGAAAACTTAAAATCAGCGGCTCTCGGTGAATACGAAGAAGCATATGAAATATATCCTACATTCGCAAACACTGCGAGAGAAGAAGGTTTCAAGGAAGTTGCAACATATTTCGACTTGATTTCGGATGTTGAAAAATTCCACCACAAAAGATATGACACATTGGCACAAGAAGTTGAAAGAGGTTATTTCCACAGAGAAGGCGACTGCGACTGGATCTGTCTAAAATGCGGTCATCATCACAAAGGACCAAACCCTCCTAAAGTTTGTCCTATCTGTGACCATTCCGAAGCATACTTCAAACCGATTTGTCCTTCAGGCAACTAA